One window of the Bacillaceae bacterium S4-13-56 genome contains the following:
- a CDS encoding transposase — YERKGIEKGIEKGIEKGIEKGKEAAIHEVGKRMLEKGKSIEEIMEMTGLDEEEIKKLEK; from the coding sequence CCTATGAGCGAAAAGGGATAGAAAAGGGAATAGAAAAAGGAATAGAAAAGGGAATAGAAAAAGGGAAAGAAGCAGCAATTCACGAGGTGGGTAAACGAATGCTGGAAAAAGGTAAGTCAATTGAGGAAATAATGGAGATGACAGGGTTAGATGAAGAGGAGATCAAGAAATTAGAAAAATAA